The proteins below are encoded in one region of Mus caroli chromosome 10, CAROLI_EIJ_v1.1, whole genome shotgun sequence:
- the Ccer1 gene encoding coiled-coil domain-containing glutamate-rich protein 1, protein MTQTVNEREDPLNLGGGGWASSIPLRTWSSYHRRQRGAPMSKRRYRDGPKIEYEASRKQPKQQRNPGSWFQPSRGPYWALYSNWERCGGPWRPPLIAFQSPLCPAQMIRAYGLHPLCVCCCSCWSGPWNPGWERPPGRKKRWGRRGRGLRRHPRRSFRRNPPIDLSKMLRPVNLSGWRAPGMRAPRNTTQFIMNQVYEDMRQQEKLERQQAALRAQQAQAGGISPGDSTTNDAPHSGVEEDSQLPEDLYGFMQDPSLTFSPALMQHNQSPIPGLVEEEEKNVDECDVEVCDEKEESEEEEEVDRESEDEDVDAEEVEATGNGEEGEEDQEEEYMLEEEGLEEGEQREEEKFLPLGMPLSILVGDEEERDNFMNYDYLSQEQIIPNVPEADLFMVPDISH, encoded by the coding sequence ATGACCCAGACGGTCAACGAAAGGGAGGACCCCCTCAATCTGGGCGGCGGTGGCTGGGCATCCTCCATTCCATTGCGCACCTGGTCCTCCTACCATCGAAGGCAGAGGGGCGCTCCGATGTCCAAGCGGCGATACCGCGATGGCCCCAAAATTGAGTATGAGGCTTCCAGGAAACAACCCAAGCAACAGCGCAACCCTGGCTCTTGGTTTCAACCATCCAGAGGGCCCTACTGGGCCCTGTACTCCAACTGGGAGCGCTGTGGAGGGCCCTGGCGCCCACCTCTTATAGCATTCCAGAGCCCTCTGTGCCCAGCACAGATGATCCGGGCCTATGGTCTGCACCCGCTCTGCGtctgctgctgttcctgctggAGCGGGCCCTGGAACCCCGGCTGGGAGAGACCCCCGGGTAGAAAGAAGCGCTGGGGACGCAGGGGTCGTGGTCTGCGCCGCCACCCTCGTCGCTCCTTCCGGAGGAATCCACCAATAGACCTGAGCAAGATGCTGCGCCCGGTCAACCTGTCCGGGTGGCGGGCACCTGGGATGAGAGCGCCACGGAACACCACCCAGTTCATCATGAACCAGGTCTATGAAGACATGAGGCAGCAAGAGAAGCTGGAGCGCCAGCAGGCAGCATTGAGGGCACAGCAAGCCCAGGCGGGTGGCATCTCCCCAGGAGACTCCACTACCAACGATGCGCCCCACAGCGGCGTCGAAGAAGATTCGCAGTTGCCGGAAGATCTGTATGGCTTCATGCAGGATCCCTCTCTAACCTTTAGTCCTGCTCTAATGCAGCACAACCAGTCTCCCATCCCAGGGCtggtagaggaagaggagaaaaatgttGATGAGTGTGACGTAGAGGTTTGTGATGAAAAAGAGGagagcgaggaggaggaggaagtggacagAGAGTCAGAGGATGAAGATGTGGATGCGGAGGAAGTTGAAGCGACTGGcaatggggaggaaggggaagaggaccAAGAAGAGGAGTATATGTTggaagaagaggggctggaggagggagaacagagagaggaagaaaaattctTGCCTCTGGGAATGCCTTTGTCAATCCTAGTAGGGGACGAAGAAGAAAGAGATAACTTTATGAACTATGATTACTTAAGCCAAGAACAAATAATCCCCAATGTGCCAGAGGCAGATTTGTTTATGGTACCGGACATTAGCCATTAG